A region of Clostridium acetobutylicum ATCC 824 DNA encodes the following proteins:
- a CDS encoding WXG100 family type VII secretion target — MDSGNRYNSSFMDGSMKVNAEEIQAMAKRYKELADKASTILNSLNSTIDEMKQNWKGKSSDTFVSNYDGWKSNGRRYVNEIDRIADELKNASERFREADRR, encoded by the coding sequence ATGGATTCAGGTAATCGTTACAATTCTAGTTTCATGGATGGTAGTATGAAGGTAAATGCTGAGGAAATCCAAGCTATGGCAAAAAGATATAAAGAACTGGCTGATAAGGCAAGCACTATATTAAACTCACTAAATAGTACTATAGATGAAATGAAACAAAATTGGAAGGGAAAATCAAGTGATACTTTTGTAAGCAATTATGATGGTTGGAAGAGCAATGGCAGAAGGTATGTAAATGAAATTGATAGAATAGCGGATGAATTAAAAAATGCATCTGAAAGATTTAGAGAAGCTGATAGAAGATAA
- a CDS encoding tetratricopeptide repeat protein, translating into MEQLNIKEENKYAKMAVNLNFVGKYDEAVKYFIKALQANENDFGVLINIAANLTVLKRYDEALEYYDRALKINPIDEFVLCEKANILFTQDRFNEALKYYDAVIENNQINKLAYYNKAMSYEKLGKFHEAIKSCDLLIKLDKSYIDIYYLKARLQEKFGKYKDAISTYSVIATLKQDDGQPYLKISSIYNKIGFYNRALEYIQKMIRISPERAIGYTNKGLILSSLERYHEALECFDKAIKIENDDPDTYMRKGNAYRKVSQNYKALSCYDKAIEINELFFKAYIFKAELLNELKQYDELALCYEALIEKDKSKVYSAYVNAPYKLVLTYKELKDYDKARCACRKAINYYEELIYFSDGSEEFKRIKGELGGMLYGFR; encoded by the coding sequence ATGGAACAACTTAATATAAAAGAAGAAAATAAGTATGCCAAAATGGCAGTGAATTTAAATTTTGTAGGTAAATATGATGAGGCAGTAAAATATTTTATAAAAGCATTACAGGCAAATGAAAATGATTTTGGTGTACTTATAAATATAGCTGCAAATTTAACAGTTTTAAAAAGATATGATGAAGCCTTAGAGTATTATGATAGGGCACTTAAAATTAATCCAATCGATGAATTTGTGCTATGTGAAAAAGCTAATATTCTATTTACGCAAGATAGGTTTAATGAAGCTTTAAAATACTATGATGCTGTGATAGAAAATAATCAAATTAATAAATTAGCTTACTATAATAAGGCTATGAGCTATGAAAAGCTAGGAAAATTTCATGAAGCTATTAAGAGTTGTGATTTACTTATAAAATTAGATAAAAGTTATATAGATATATACTATTTAAAGGCAAGACTTCAAGAAAAGTTTGGGAAATATAAGGATGCAATAAGTACATATAGTGTAATTGCAACCTTAAAGCAAGATGATGGACAGCCTTATTTGAAAATTTCAAGTATTTATAATAAAATAGGATTTTATAACAGAGCTTTAGAATATATACAAAAAATGATAAGGATAAGTCCGGAAAGAGCAATAGGTTATACAAATAAAGGATTAATACTAAGTAGTCTTGAAAGATACCATGAAGCATTAGAATGCTTTGATAAAGCAATAAAAATAGAAAATGATGATCCCGATACTTATATGAGAAAGGGAAATGCATACAGAAAAGTGTCACAAAATTATAAGGCGTTAAGCTGTTATGATAAGGCCATTGAAATTAATGAGCTGTTTTTTAAAGCATATATTTTCAAAGCAGAGCTTCTTAATGAGCTTAAACAATATGATGAGTTGGCTTTGTGTTATGAAGCTTTAATAGAAAAAGATAAGTCTAAGGTGTATTCAGCGTATGTAAATGCTCCATATAAGTTGGTTTTAACCTATAAAGAGCTTAAGGACTATGATAAAGCTAGATGTGCTTGCAGAAAGGCTATAAATTATTATGAAGAACTTATTTATTTCTCAGATGGGAGTGAAGAGTTTAAAAGAATAAAAGGAGAATTAGGAGGGATGTTATATGGATTCAGGTAA
- a CDS encoding WXG100 family type VII secretion target — protein sequence MAEKIKMQGEQLDSVASNLLNDAKTVQTVLDNLQSKYLQILNDNWEGNSKDKFVDDFQNNTMKLLQNCVNNLNNTGNSLKQIVEMFAETDSSYSSKTDIK from the coding sequence ATGGCTGAAAAAATTAAAATGCAGGGAGAACAGTTAGATTCTGTTGCTTCTAATCTTTTAAATGATGCTAAAACCGTACAGACAGTATTAGATAATCTTCAATCAAAATATTTACAGATTTTAAATGATAATTGGGAAGGTAATTCTAAGGATAAATTTGTAGATGACTTTCAAAATAATACAATGAAGCTTCTTCAAAATTGTGTTAACAACTTAAATAATACTGGTAACAGTCTTAAGCAAATAGTAGAAATGTTTGCAGAAACAGATAGCAGTTACAGCAGTAAGACGGATATAAAATAA